From Erwinia pyri, a single genomic window includes:
- a CDS encoding glutathione S-transferase, whose protein sequence is MKLIGTYTSPFVRKISVIMLEKGITFEFINENPWGEESHVPGYNPLGKIPALVTGPEETWYESHIIAAYLEQLDIAPALLPADKMTALKVLQLEALADGIGDAAVILVREQMRPPELQMEAQLLRQREKIQRGLDALEKEAAKGTVLNSDTLNLADIATACLIGFLNFRRIVPGWCVERPALIKLAEKMFERESFARTVPPTA, encoded by the coding sequence ATGAAATTGATTGGTACCTATACCAGCCCATTTGTTCGTAAAATTTCGGTGATCATGCTGGAAAAAGGCATTACTTTTGAGTTCATTAACGAGAATCCCTGGGGTGAGGAGAGTCACGTTCCCGGCTATAATCCGCTGGGTAAAATCCCGGCGCTGGTCACCGGCCCGGAAGAAACCTGGTATGAGTCGCATATTATTGCCGCTTACCTGGAACAGCTCGATATTGCCCCTGCGCTGCTTCCGGCTGACAAAATGACGGCGCTGAAAGTCCTGCAGCTGGAAGCGCTGGCGGATGGCATTGGCGATGCAGCGGTGATCCTGGTGCGTGAACAGATGCGCCCGCCTGAGTTGCAGATGGAAGCGCAGCTTCTGCGCCAGCGCGAAAAAATTCAGCGCGGGCTGGATGCGCTGGAAAAAGAGGCCGCGAAGGGCACCGTGCTGAACAGCGACACGCTGAATCTGGCGGATATCGCCACCGCCTGTCTGATTGGTTTCCTGAACTTCCGCCGTATTGTGCCGGGTTGGTGCGTGGAGCGTCCGGCGTTAATCAAACTGGCTGAAAAGATGTTTGAGCGGGAAAGCTTTGCCCGTACTGTTCCCCCTACTGCCTGA
- the fdhE gene encoding formate dehydrogenase accessory protein FdhE, which translates to MSIRIIPQDQLEKSDKKTAEQIPPLLFPRLKNLYSRRAARLRQLAEKNPLGDYLRFAAVVASAQEIVLYDHPLQMDLYARLVETAATGKPPLDIHTLPRDPHWQRLLNSLIAEMKPEMTGQALASLENLEKASAAELETLASALFANDFAQISSDKSPFIWAALSIYWAQMAALIPGKARAEYGEQRQFCPVCASVPVAGVVHMGSQEGLRYLHCNLCESEWYVVRSKCSNCEQTRDLHYWSLESEVAPIKAESCGDCGTYLKLLYQEKDPAVEPVADDLASLILDARMEQEGFARSSLNPFLFPGE; encoded by the coding sequence ATGAGTATTCGCATAATCCCGCAGGACCAGCTGGAAAAAAGCGACAAAAAGACGGCGGAGCAGATCCCGCCGTTACTTTTCCCCAGGCTGAAAAATTTATACAGCCGCCGCGCCGCGCGGCTGCGGCAGCTGGCGGAGAAAAATCCGCTGGGTGACTATCTGCGCTTTGCCGCCGTTGTCGCCAGCGCGCAGGAAATTGTGCTCTACGACCATCCTCTGCAGATGGATCTCTATGCCAGGCTGGTGGAAACGGCTGCCACGGGCAAGCCGCCGCTCGATATCCATACGCTGCCCCGGGATCCGCACTGGCAGCGTCTGCTGAACTCGCTGATTGCGGAGATGAAACCGGAGATGACGGGCCAGGCATTAGCCTCGCTGGAAAACCTGGAGAAAGCCTCGGCTGCCGAGCTGGAAACGCTGGCCAGCGCGCTGTTTGCCAACGATTTTGCACAAATCAGCAGTGATAAATCCCCCTTTATCTGGGCCGCGCTGTCGATTTACTGGGCGCAGATGGCCGCGCTGATCCCGGGTAAAGCGCGGGCCGAATATGGCGAACAGCGGCAGTTCTGTCCCGTTTGCGCCAGCGTTCCGGTTGCCGGCGTGGTACATATGGGTAGCCAGGAGGGTCTGCGCTACCTGCACTGCAACCTTTGCGAAAGCGAATGGTACGTGGTGCGCTCAAAATGCAGTAACTGCGAACAGACGCGCGATCTGCACTACTGGTCGCTGGAGAGCGAGGTGGCGCCGATCAAAGCGGAAAGCTGTGGCGACTGCGGCACCTATCTCAAGCTGCTCTATCAGGAAAAGGATCCGGCGGTGGAGCCGGTAGCGGACGATCTGGCATCCCTGATCCTCGACGCCCGCATGGAACAGGAAGGGTTTGCCCGTAGCAGCCTGAACCCCTTCCTCTTTCCGGGAGAATAA
- the fdoI gene encoding formate dehydrogenase cytochrome b556 subunit: MNKHHIQRYSASERINHWIMALCFVFAALSGLGFFFPSFNWLLHVLGTPQLARILHPFIGVVMFVAFLLMFFRYWRHNLIEREDLLWAKNIYKIVQNREVGDTGRYNFGQKCVFWAAILSLVLLLASGVAIWRPYFAGAFAIPVIRFALVVHSVSAVALIIVIMVHIYAALWIKGTITAMVEGWVTPAWAKKHHPRWYRAVRARHPKPQEKRP; the protein is encoded by the coding sequence ATGAATAAGCATCACATTCAGCGATACAGCGCATCAGAGCGGATTAACCACTGGATTATGGCGCTCTGCTTTGTTTTTGCGGCCCTGAGCGGGCTGGGGTTTTTCTTTCCCTCGTTTAACTGGTTGCTGCACGTGCTGGGGACGCCGCAGCTGGCGCGCATCCTTCATCCCTTCATCGGCGTCGTGATGTTTGTGGCCTTTTTACTGATGTTTTTCCGCTACTGGCGACATAACCTGATTGAACGTGAAGACCTGCTCTGGGCGAAAAATATTTATAAAATTGTGCAAAACAGGGAAGTCGGGGATACCGGGCGCTATAATTTTGGTCAGAAGTGCGTATTTTGGGCTGCTATCCTTAGCTTAGTGCTGTTACTGGCAAGCGGCGTGGCGATCTGGCGGCCTTACTTTGCCGGCGCCTTTGCTATCCCTGTTATTCGCTTCGCTCTGGTGGTGCACTCCGTTTCGGCGGTGGCTTTAATTATCGTGATCATGGTGCATATCTATGCCGCACTGTGGATAAAAGGGACGATTACCGCGATGGTTGAAGGCTGGGTTACCCCCGCCTGGGCGAAAAAACATCATCCGCGCTGGTATCGTGCCGTACGCGCGCGGCACCCAAAACCACAGGAAAAACGTCCCTGA
- the fdxH gene encoding formate dehydrogenase subunit beta yields MSLQSQNILRRSATNALTPPPQARDHQQQVAKLIDVTTCTGCKGCQVACSEWNDIRDEVGHNVGVYDNPVDLSAHSWTVMRFAETEEYGRLEWLIRKDGCMHCADPGCLKACPAEGAIIQYANGIVDFQSAHCIGCGYCIAGCPFNVPRLNKEDNRAYKCTLCVDRVAVGQEPACVKTCPTGALHFGSKEEMKQLAAERVSELKSRGYDHAGLYDPQGVGGTHVMYVLHHADKPALYHGLPEDPGISPAVTFWKGIWKPLAAIGFAATFAASVFHYVGVGPNRVEEDEDEDETHDKEDRK; encoded by the coding sequence ATGTCGCTACAAAGCCAGAATATTCTCCGCCGTTCAGCAACGAACGCGTTAACGCCGCCGCCGCAGGCGCGGGATCATCAGCAGCAGGTCGCAAAGTTGATCGATGTCACCACCTGTACCGGCTGCAAAGGCTGTCAGGTGGCCTGCTCGGAGTGGAATGATATCCGTGATGAAGTCGGCCACAACGTCGGGGTATACGATAACCCTGTCGATTTAAGCGCCCACTCCTGGACGGTGATGCGCTTCGCGGAGACAGAGGAGTACGGCAGGCTGGAGTGGCTGATCCGCAAGGACGGCTGTATGCACTGTGCCGATCCCGGCTGCCTGAAAGCCTGTCCCGCAGAAGGGGCGATTATTCAGTACGCTAACGGCATCGTAGACTTTCAGTCGGCGCATTGCATCGGCTGTGGCTACTGTATCGCGGGCTGCCCGTTCAACGTCCCGCGGCTGAATAAAGAGGACAACCGCGCCTATAAATGCACGCTTTGCGTCGATCGGGTCGCGGTCGGCCAGGAGCCAGCCTGTGTAAAAACCTGCCCAACCGGCGCGCTCCACTTCGGCAGCAAAGAGGAGATGAAGCAGCTGGCAGCGGAGCGCGTTAGTGAGTTAAAGAGCCGGGGCTATGACCATGCAGGGCTTTACGATCCGCAGGGCGTGGGCGGCACGCACGTGATGTATGTGCTTCATCACGCTGATAAACCGGCGCTCTATCACGGCTTGCCAGAGGATCCGGGCATCAGCCCGGCGGTCACCTTCTGGAAAGGGATCTGGAAACCACTGGCGGCGATTGGCTTTGCCGCCACCTTTGCTGCCAGCGTTTTTCACTATGTCGGCGTCGGGCCGAACCGTGTGGAAGAGGATGAAGATGAGGACGAAACCCATGACAAGGAGGATCGGAAATGA